A genome region from Flavobacterium sp. CFS9 includes the following:
- a CDS encoding phytanoyl-CoA dioxygenase family protein: MTDSLTVLEKLWKRTLQPEGLTVQTDDETWNAEIKALFQLGIGMEDTLQYLYFEKPDFDTFKTWITNRMRNITYESESTTTDVLSQEDLEFWNENGYVILKNAIPEKDCEETQRAIWDFLQMDPFKEETWYERHEDQKGLMLNFSDHETLNRNRFSTKIKRAYEQLYNTDQIYKTIDKVSFNPPETRDFTFLGSPLHWDMSLRQPIQFEIQGLLYLTDCGPDDGAFHCVPGFHNQIDDWLNNLDPDVDPREEAIKTLKSEPILGKAGDFIIWNSALPHCATPNKGQNPRMVQYLTYLPNDHNIAGEWI; the protein is encoded by the coding sequence ATGACAGACTCACTAACTGTTCTTGAAAAGTTATGGAAACGCACCTTACAGCCGGAGGGTTTAACCGTTCAAACCGATGATGAAACCTGGAATGCAGAAATTAAAGCCTTGTTCCAATTGGGCATTGGTATGGAAGACACCTTGCAGTATTTATATTTTGAAAAACCGGATTTTGATACTTTTAAAACCTGGATCACTAACAGAATGCGAAATATCACTTATGAATCCGAAAGCACAACCACTGATGTTCTCTCGCAGGAAGATCTGGAATTTTGGAATGAAAACGGTTATGTTATTCTGAAAAATGCCATTCCGGAAAAAGATTGTGAAGAAACGCAGCGTGCCATTTGGGATTTTCTGCAAATGGATCCTTTCAAAGAAGAAACCTGGTACGAAAGACACGAAGATCAGAAAGGCCTGATGCTTAATTTTTCGGATCATGAGACGTTAAACCGAAACCGATTTTCAACCAAAATTAAAAGAGCTTACGAACAGCTTTACAATACTGATCAAATTTATAAAACTATCGATAAAGTAAGTTTCAATCCGCCGGAAACCAGAGATTTTACTTTTTTAGGGAGTCCGCTTCATTGGGACATGAGTTTGAGACAGCCTATTCAATTTGAAATACAGGGATTGCTTTACCTCACCGATTGCGGACCTGATGATGGTGCTTTTCATTGTGTTCCCGGATTTCATAACCAAATAGACGATTGGTTAAATAACCTTGATCCGGATGTCGATCCCAGAGAAGAAGCAATAAAAACATTGAAATCAGAACCTATATTAGGAAAAGCAGGCGATTTTATCATCTGGAACAGCGCATTGCCACATTGTGCCACACCCAACAAAGGTCAAAATCCACGCATGGTACAGTATCTTACTTATTTACCAAACGATCACAATATTGCAGGAGAATGGATATAG
- a CDS encoding helix-turn-helix domain-containing protein, whose amino-acid sequence MNKVFSEQGTFLLGTDQSENFVLNKPVQFSEYTVLFVSEGEGIFHADFASFHFKAPVLLFSTPQQSIHIKEIKPLVYSVLQFHGDFYCIEYHRNEVACNGLLFNNIYLEPSISLTVEQHQLYAQLMEQITDELKQETPSEIVLRAYIQLFLAKSSSIKMNSVEKQELQKDEKMDEFRLLLEEHFLTLHKPSDYASLLAMTPNSFTKQCRKRFHKTPTQMIQERQILEAKKHLHLTRMSIKEIAFALKFQDEYYFSRVFKKMTNVSPQTFRKTTGISIVADLSS is encoded by the coding sequence ATGAATAAAGTATTCTCAGAACAGGGCACATTTTTATTGGGAACAGATCAGTCAGAAAATTTTGTTTTGAATAAACCTGTTCAGTTTAGTGAGTATACTGTTTTATTTGTCAGTGAAGGTGAGGGAATCTTTCATGCCGATTTTGCTTCTTTTCATTTCAAAGCCCCGGTTCTTTTATTTTCTACACCTCAACAATCTATTCATATTAAAGAAATTAAACCACTTGTATATAGTGTTTTACAATTTCATGGGGATTTTTATTGTATTGAGTATCATAGAAATGAAGTTGCTTGTAATGGCTTACTTTTCAATAATATTTATTTGGAACCTTCTATATCCCTGACTGTCGAACAGCATCAGCTGTATGCACAATTAATGGAGCAGATTACGGATGAACTGAAGCAGGAAACTCCTTCTGAAATTGTGTTAAGAGCCTATATTCAGCTTTTCTTGGCCAAATCGAGCAGTATCAAAATGAACAGTGTGGAGAAGCAGGAACTTCAAAAAGATGAAAAAATGGATGAGTTTAGACTGCTGTTGGAGGAACATTTTCTAACCCTTCATAAACCAAGTGATTATGCTTCCTTATTAGCGATGACTCCAAACAGTTTTACCAAACAATGTAGAAAACGCTTCCATAAAACTCCAACGCAAATGATTCAGGAAAGACAAATTCTTGAAGCCAAAAAACACCTGCACCTGACGAGAATGAGTATTAAAGAAATTGCTTTTGCTTTGAAATTTCAGGACGAATATTATTTTAGCAGGGTCTTTAAAAAAATGACAAATGTTTCTCCGCAAACATTCCGAAAAACAACCGGAATCTCAATTGTGGCAGATTTGTCTAGCTAA
- a CDS encoding DUF417 family protein produces the protein MKNTILNTIANLDQLGKKAVRAGIVIVFLWIGGLKFFTYEADGIVPFVANSPFMSFFYNQPSEYKEFVNKEGELVIKNHEWHVANNTYGFANGLGILLIGIGFLVAIHQWAPLASLIGSILVFILTIGTLSFLVTTPESWVPHLTDEQYGFPYLSGRGRLVLKDIVILGASLITMSESAALYLKRQR, from the coding sequence ATGAAAAATACCATTTTGAATACAATTGCAAATCTAGATCAGTTAGGAAAAAAAGCAGTACGTGCCGGAATCGTAATTGTTTTTTTATGGATTGGCGGGCTTAAGTTCTTTACCTACGAAGCAGACGGAATTGTACCTTTTGTAGCCAACAGTCCTTTTATGTCTTTCTTTTACAATCAGCCCTCCGAGTACAAGGAATTTGTCAATAAAGAAGGAGAGCTGGTAATCAAAAACCACGAATGGCATGTAGCCAACAATACGTATGGGTTTGCCAATGGCCTTGGAATTTTGTTAATCGGAATAGGTTTTTTGGTTGCAATTCATCAATGGGCACCTTTGGCAAGTCTGATCGGAAGTATATTGGTCTTTATATTGACTATAGGAACCTTATCTTTTTTAGTAACAACACCTGAAAGCTGGGTGCCACATTTAACGGATGAACAATATGGCTTTCCTTATTTGTCGGGTAGAGGGCGTCTGGTTCTAAAAGACATTGTGATATTGGGAGCTTCTTTGATTACCATGAGTGAATCGGCCGCATTGTATCTCAAGAGACAGCGTTGA